The Capsicum annuum cultivar UCD-10X-F1 chromosome 3, UCD10Xv1.1, whole genome shotgun sequence genomic sequence ATAACCATAAAGCAGTCCTCCAAAAGCGGGGAACAGAAAACTGCAAATCATTCATCAAGACATAAACTTATCATAACGTATTCaaacaaaaagttaaaagaaaagaataagtaCCTATACTAAGTGAATTAGCATAGGATGTAGAAAATCCCTGGATATAgtactaatatttttctttcccaacttttccttttttattctgGAACGGTAAACCATAAATCACTGGAAATATACAGAATTACACATTTCAGTACAATATAACCTGAAGCAAATTTGTAGTCTATCATGTTGTACCTTCTTCTcaacaaattgattttttttcaaatcgtCTAAATGATTCATCTCCGGGAATTAATACAGATATTTACGTTTCCAACAGTATATATTAAAGTATTCTACAAAGCACAGTAAAGGATCACTTACAATTCCAAATTGTAAAGAGAAGATCCCCTTTGTATACGTATATAACTTAACAAACGGATTGTATGTACTGTATATACTTGCTACTGCAGAATCTACTAGAAACACATCATGCATTCCAAATGAACATTACAAAGTGGACTTAATTTTGAGATaagcatctagtacccctgaactatgaccaaagttgctaGGACACACTCCAAGTTCACAGGGGTAACCCTGaacatatttttgtcacccttttgtgttGATGTGGCACCTTACGTGAAGTTAAAACACCCAAGGCACGTGAAGGACGAtaaaaacttacacgcacccgGTGTATACACCAAACTAATATTCTTTACCATGATCAAGTGatttaattaagtaaaatacTTGATAATTAATAATGATTAAGTAACATGAACTCTACATCCAAACACATGTCATGCATGTATTAACTTGGTGTATACACCGGGTGCGTCTAAGTTTTAACCCAGGAAGGACGGTCATGTGTCACGTCAAttaaaaaagttacaaaaatatgctaaaatttagtttggaGGTTAATAGGACCTCATGAAGTtagagtgtgtcgtaacaactttgatcaTAATTCAGTTGCTTATCTCCTTAATTATTAGATACTCACGGTAGTATTGCGGAGCGTATTGAGTAATTCTCAGCATGATGCTCGCCTTTCAAAAGTGGCTCTTGAGCGATGTTGATCTCATTAGACGAATTTTCACCCTGGTCCATTTCACAAATCACCATAATTTCACAAACACTTCCCCAAATAATTGATTAAGATAATAAACTGCAGCAAAATAAGTAAATACAAGATTAAATTACCGCAATTAGCTGCTCGGGATCGTTAGCTGTCGCCATTggataaaaccaaaataattgtTTAAGTTAATGTTGAATATgctaattattgttattaagCTGTGTAAATTAAGTTTTGGGGAGAATACACATATATAGAAAGAAGGAGAGGTCAATAGATTAGCAACGTTGCTTTCTTCAATTGAGCTGAAAATTGGAAAATGGTAGAGACATGGCGATTTCTACGGTGaacaaactaaaattaaatattgaaGTGACAGGCGAGGCATGGCGGTTATCTGGAAAACAAAACAAAGGTTGTGTTAGATAAAaggaaaaatgtttttttttttcatggaaTTTTTACATCAATTGaagtattttttctatttttattaagaaagttattttttttacttttttagaaaaatactttttaaaatttctgaTTTATAAAATAAACATCTTTATTTAATCTTTTATGATAtgaactcaataaaactcaatattttaaactcttttgaTGCATATGTACCATTAAGTGTTGAGCTGAAAAACATGTGATTACACGTATTTTTTTGGGCAAgtgattaaaaaaatcatttataattttaaaaaattaaaaaatagtaaattaaaaaaaaatctaaaatcccTCGCCCTCGTCCTACCCCCACCCCAAGTCCCAAACCCGTCTAGTACCATCCCCTATCCAGCACCCTCCCCGTCCCCCAACCCTATCCACCACCCTCCCCACgcaacacaaccaccaccacacCAGCCAATGTTTCGCCACCCCCACCTCTCCCCACACACGCAATATGATATTAATTGTCAATGATAAATTTAACAATATGATATTAATTAATTGCTATGTGGTATTatgataattttaaattaaaattatcgTTAAAATTCACTATACAGCTTCAGTAATATGTACTGTACAGCTTCAGCAAtatgataattttaaaattaaataagttaTATCAATATGATattaatagttatttttattttttaaataatgatggagataaattttattttaaaacataaatttttaatttattattttatttttatctaatgacaaagagaaatatatttaaataacggtgaagatgaatttttttattgttgaaattttttattatatgatatATAGCGAAATCTCGAGTTAAAATCTCATCTTCATTGTtgaagtttttgattttgtaatataaattatgggattttatgattttaaattgtaattttatgatatataaattctgatttatattataaattgattAAGTTATGTCAATATGATATAcattgttattttaaatttttaaataatggtggagatgaattttatttttaaaaataaaattttaatttattattttatttttaattaatattattaattaataattttaaaatttaattaatgaagaTATTATGATATGTCATTGATTTATATGACGTGGAGATGAAGTGGAATTTTTTAAAGAAGAGTGAGTCACACAAATGGTCAAAAGGATTtaaaatggtggattttgataggTGAAAGAGTTCAGATGATGAAGAACTAAATAGAAGTGTCCACTTCACAAATGGGAACAAATATAAAGGCCCACGAAATCATTTCGCCAAATTTTTAATCAactaaaatgtataaaaatagaaaatgttTTGCAACCAGAGTATATGTAAAGTTAATATCTTCCTAAACACCTCATCTACTATTTAATGAAGTGAAGTAGGAGGTCTTTCTTTTATAATTACTAGTCATTTAGCCATAGATTAAATTaacaaaaatcattttaaaaaaaaaaactcaaaaaacaaacaaaacaaagaaatgaaaaggaaaataGAGCCGTCAAAATGGACTTGGCCTTTGAGGCCGACCCAACCCAATTTGTTATTTGAATATAGTTGGGTTACAATTTTTGAGCCCATTTAAAACTAGAGCTTATAAGTCTGGCGCAAGTCAGCCCACTGGCCCTTGCTTAACTGAGGCTAGGTTGGGTCAGCCTGTGGGCTAAAGGACTgttgaatttaaattaaaaatatatgaatattgtgaGAGAAAAAGTAATAACTAAGAATAGTAGTTACTGAAGAAGTATATATCctacataatatataatttattacgTGTTAAATCTTTATCACCAAGATGTTTCAGTTATTGTTTTTCTTCAAATCAAacttaaaactaaaagaaaaacgaaaatagaaagaattaaaaatataaacagTGATTAGTCAATAAATTCTAGCTAGTATCTTACTCACCATTTTACTTATTCAGCATTAAATAGCTAATACTAAAATTTCTAATCATAAGTGTAAAAATTATATTCATCATGAAATGTTCAAACACTTGTTGCAGCTACTCGAAATCGATAGCACAACATTATCCAAATTCAAAGCGATAATATTTTAagtgaattttaaatattattaatttttgatatataatGTTCTAATATTATTTAACTTATTAAATTTGCATATGAATTTAGATGAAGGTGatgttaattaagataatttaatCAACGAATTCAAATGTGCTTGACATATATAAGTGTTGAAAATGTTacaaataatcatagaattatgTAGTTTATATAATAATACGTTAgaagtatgaatggaatgtcataCCTATTAGTTCaaatataaattgaaaaagaaaatctaaccaaaaaatcgataaaaataaaGGGTTAGATCGCCCCAACCCGcgatataaaaaaatcaaaaaggaaatagaatGTGTTTGATCTCTTGGACTAGTTAGAATGTTAGTTTGGGCTTGAGCTTTTACGGTGAAATCATggggaaaaaaattgaaatatactCTATTGTAAGTCATAACAATAATTATTAGATTGCAATTAAtgacaatttttaaaataaaaaataataatttaatagcaattttaaaattaaaaaaaatgaaatatcaatcATCCTCATATTTCTGTCAAAACAGTTAAATACTAgaaaagtaaattattttttaaaaattaggatATCAATCACCTCATTTTCCTCAAACGGTAACTTCCTTATTATAGTCTTTCACAATTAAAACaaattcttcttcatcatcattcaatatttattttatctatgctGGTCAGATCAGAATTAAGATCGAAAAGCAACTCAATTCCTTTCAAATTATTGGTCTTATTTATCGAAAttctttttccattaaaatacatattcattTAGATTTTAACGAATTATTGTTccatatccataaaataattgGTGTTTTTTATAGATTTAGTTGACTCTGTATGATTCACTGTGTTCACTTTGAAAGCTTGTTGTATATATAAACTGattgatttatcattttcatAGATCTTTTACATACACTATTTTTAGATATAAAATGTATTACAAATTAGTTTCATACTAATAAGTTGAGCTATTTATAGAACTCCATATGATTCCATCGTTTTTTTTATACactaaaattgatttcatacacTTTAGTAATTGATTTACCGTTTTCATACACCTTTTTTGTGTATATAAATTGTTTTATCCTTTGCatacatttttttttgtgtgtgtgaatgTGTATacaaattgatttgatttttataagaTTACCTATCGTGTAAATTCCATATGATTTATCATTTTCATACGTAGAATGTAAATTTTAGTGTTACACTGCTGCTATTTACCCCAGAAATTAGATAGTTGACTAGAGAACATCGTCGGTCAAAAACAAAAAGTGAAGGAGTTGTATATAAGTTTGGAAGAGAAATTTCAACACAAATCCAAATGAAACAAGATAATAaagacaaaaaatgtaaaaattaaaattacaaaattaaaaatctgatagagattacatatgattttttaaagaaGTAGATAAATGGAGGAGTAAAAAGAGGAGAAAGATTTGATTGAACAGAGATCAAATACTCACTTTTTTCtcttctaataaatatttatacgtTAATTTATGATAACAAAttaacacaataaaaaataaaattattagtataaTTTATCAAATATGCTATGACTTGcaattaaaaacataatttaataattataaaaaaaatatagttacaACTtgcaataaataattttaataagatAATATTCACAGATGAAAGAGGAACTGTTGGCtatattttatgtaaataaaacCGTGATTATGTTTATTGTACATATTTGAAATTATTCCTTAAAAACTATTCTTTGGGGTCAATTAGGCTATGGTCCTCTGACTACTAATGGTTTATAGAAGGAAAATACTGTTTGACTTAAGGGTATAGCCGGAGAAggtaaaaatcaattcttgaaTAGTTAGAATAGTGAAAACATCCATCTCAAGATTGCAAATATGAAGATCGTGATTCAAGAGTTCAAGCATGTGACTTTGgattaaaaaggataaataagttGTCCAATTAAGTAAGAGTCCTCCAAGTTTTTAAAATTAGGTGGGAGGGacaaattttttttgagttttttttaagtttttccgTTTGAACAACTTGTCTCAGTTGTTGAACAACTAGGCGTTTgtgaagttgttcaacaactatcaaagttgttgaACAACTGCGCAAATTGTTCAACAACCAGgcgcagttgtcgaacaactgcgcgtagttgttgaacaactagaCGTAATTGTTTGGTAACTGAggaaagttgttcaacaactacgCGAAGTTGTTCGGACAACTAATgtagttgtcgaacaactatcCCAGTGGTTCAAGCGACTTAGTTTTTTTAAGTGACACGATTGTGAAACCCacttatccttttttaattggaaacttggaaGGCCTTGTGGCTCATTTTTCTCCCATTTGAGTATAAACCATAAACTCTTCCAACAAGAGAGAAGGAGACAATAGGAGTCATTCcctaaaaacaataaaaacataatCAAGGGAAGAAGATGTCTAAAATGTACTATCTTGTATTGTGGTCACTGGTCAGTGACATCGTCAAATAACAACAGGGACACGTCACACATTCTTCCTACACATCTCTGTTCAGGTTGGCACTATTAaagaaaactaaactaaaatatcttaatgATCTCACTCCCTCTAAATATTGAAACATACCAGAAGTGTGCCACTCTATTTTgtcacacaaacacacacactcATTCTCCTCTCACTATGTTAACTCTAATATCCTGAGTCCTGATCCACACATGATACTAGGATAGGATTCCTACATTAGAACACTCTACCCTTAGGTACACCAGTGACACCATTTTAAAGAATGTGTCATTGGAGGGGAATGCTCTTTCATAGCTCCTATAAATGCTGGTGCCTTGCTTCCAATCTTGTAGATGCAGACTATGGTTTCAAATCTCAATGGACTAGTCTTAGTCAAATAACTTTTGCTTTTTATTCCTGGAAACGGAGTCCAGAATTGTAGATTCATTGCCCGCTTTTCTTCTTAAGTTGTTCAAGTCTTCCTCACTAACCAAGCCATTCAGCTTTTTGTTCAATGCATATGCTTCACCAAGTCTCATCCGACATTCTTTGCTTGCAGAATCATGGGAAACAACTGGTACAAAGAAACGCTGAATCAATATCTACACATTTACAGATGTTGCCATTCATTCGTACAAAGAGCACAAAGCGGTTGAGAAAATCACATGGCATGGCGGAAGAATCAAGATTAAGTAACAGATTGTGCAACATCTATCACAAGAACTAGCTGTATTAAACTTTTTTCAAGATCTCGACAGCAAAAGTCTACCAGAATTCAATTTCATATGTATGCATGACAAGGCCGAATCAACCATAATGAATCAGTTAATACAATGTGAAACTTTTGGACTATACCTATTGTTTTAGGCATTTCTGAATTACCAAAATGAAAGAGATACAAATCAAATCTATGTCGCTGAACTAAAATGCAtgtttctgaaaaaaaaaaagaaaaaagaaagggggTACCATAGGAAAGAGCATGTGCATGCatgtaacatataaatataaaggGCATAGAGCATGACAAGCGCGAGTACCAGATAGAGAACTTGACTGCAAGAAGCAGTTGTTAGAGAATTTGACTGCAAGAAGCGAAAACAACTGACCTGGTTTGGGATAATCTAAGCCAATGATGCATTTTGCTTTACGTTGGACACTTATGGGAGCAGTCCAAGGCTCATATATGTACTCCTTAGGCATATCTGTCATTAAATTTAGATTCGATAGTAAAAGAGAACAAAGGAAAATCATTACAGCAATAAGAGAAGCAGTTCATCAACGTACCTTTTAAAACAGGGAGAAAATGCCTGATATAGTTCCCGGCAGGATCATACTTTTTTCCAAATGAAATTGGTGAATAAATCCGATTATACTGAAAAGTAGGGAACCCCAGTGGTCATAATCATGGAGTTGATCCAGGACAACTGATTGAGACTTGGAAAAATGTAAACTAAGAGCACTTCTAGGGATAAGCCATTAGTATCACCTAATTAAATTTGCTTAACATTAGAAAACACCTgattatttttgaagttttaaattGGAGCAAATAAAAGACCAGTATTCGTTCAACTTATTTTCATACAATGTGATCTTTGGAATAAAGCTTCTcataaacaacaaaattatggttaaCATTTACCTGGTAGAAAAATGAAGAGCATGATAGCCACAACCAGTTTCCGTTGTTGATTGCCCAATCAGAGTCAATAAGAAGTCTTTCAAAAACATCACGTCCTTTCTCCCAATGCACAAACTATCCACACAACAATAACCATTAAAAAGAGAACATATCAGAAAAAAATCTATCCAAGACTTGAAGTAACTCTACCAGATCCCCACGAGTTAAAAAGCATGCAACACTGTGTCGAGCAAGATGGTGCATCCAACCCCACTTTCGAAGCTGAAACATTAAGAACAAAAATCCGATATGTTAATGACTATCAGATCAGACAAAAAACCACCAATAAGTATCTCTCAAGTATATATGGCGATAGAAAGGTCCAGCAATCTAACCTGGGTCATTATGGCGTCAATCCAAGGAAACCCTGTCCTGGAATCTCTCCAAGCAGCAAGCAATTCATCATCATTCTTCCAAGGTATCTTATGGAAAGTAGACAGGTAATAATTGAAGAAGGAAACACTCAGGTCCGTATGAGATAAGTCAAATATAGTAAAACGTCAATTGTTACAACATAAGAAGTTGTTCAATAATTATAAACAGTAACTAAAAGATTACGCGAACAGAAAAATAtagaattatataaaaaataaattataaggcTTTCATCAACATAATCATCAAGCTTCCACTTTCCAGAAAAATGGTAGCACATGTGCTAACAAGAACAATAAGCTCAGTCATCGTCAGAGTACTTCTCATAGAACAATGTAAAATGCGTCTTAATGATAGTTTACCTGAATAATATGTTTGGAGTGGGAGGGTCAAGAACATCAAAGAAACCAAACTAAGAGCAGTAGGAAAAATAGGAGAAGGCAAAATCCTACAGATAGTTCTGGAAAGTTGACTCAAGTGCTGGTGTGAGTATCCTCAGTTCACTCATAATATGCAGATAAACTAGATCCTCATATCAGACAAACAAGAACATAGAAGTCCCTATCAAGTCCTCTGCATGCTCTTGAGGTATTGATACATTCAGAAGTTCTTCTCTACTGCCATTTGTGAAAGTTTTATGACACTTCATACAAGAGATGATACTTAACAAGAACTCATAAAGACAGTGATAGGAAAAAACCTATAGAGGAAAAAGCAAAAGCACAAAGAAATGGAACTGAGGAACATGTTCTGAATCAATGAAGAAGATTGCTCTCGTCACCTGTTTGCATATTCTGTTACCCTTCATCTGATCAAAATTAGGAGTCCCGAAGGCAACTGTATAGAAAAAGTCGCGCCATAACAACTGCAGTAGTTGAAATTGTAAGTCACTTGGATGCTGACTGTTGAGCTTTGAACTTTAAACGACAAGCAAACTGACCTGTCCAAGAAGAGAAACAGGTGGAGAGGTATGCTTTTTAACACTTTTCTGAATGTCCTGAATGCACTGATAGAAGTACCTGGAAGAGAGACAACCAAACTTCCAAAAGAATTGGAGAAGTAAGAGATTAGAATATTTCAGAACAAAAACTACAAACTCATCCGACCTATGCACAGCTCACCTTTAAGTAGGGTGATAAAACAGTTGTTGCTGGTTTTAGAAATGCAGATGGATCACCCTTGGGTTTCTCAAAGTTTGCTATCCATTCCTGCAGGAAAACGAGCAGCTCATTTTATTAGATATTGGTTTAAAAAAGCCAAGGAAAATGCTAGCGCTAATTCTACAGCATGAGGCTAAAGCTTGTATGCTAAACACTAAAAGGCACCTTGTTAGCAATTGATTCTTTCAATCTCTTTAGTGCTTCTGATTCGCCTCCTTTAAAAGGAGTCCTTTCGTCCTGCATGCAAAGTTTCTTGTAAGACGTTACCTGAACGaaaaacaacagcaacaacaacgtacccagtgaaatcccacaagtggggtctggggaggataggaTAAGTGcagccttacccctacctcgtggagatagagaggttgtttcggAAAGACCCTCAgctaaaaaaaaatgcataacaaAGCAGTATCAAAGTGAATATAAAAAGGTAAAGAAGACAAATATAGAAAACATTATATAACCTTCAGGAAAGGAGCAGACAACAACTAAATAATGCAGCAACCAAAACACGAGAAACAACAGGTAGAGAAAACCAGAAGGACTTCAATGGAAATGTAGTAACATCATACCTCTGCTAAATCTCCATAACCAAGTTCTCTGACAGTTGGAACTCCTGAGAGTGCAAAACTTCCAGTATTTCCAATAGGGGGAAGTGAAGATATTGCAGTTGAAAGCGGGGTTGATGCCCAAGATGGTTGCCCAGCCAGTTTGAGAAAGGACTGATAACTCAGAGGTGGGGATCTCCCATTCTTTGCAGACATTCAAATACAAGTATTCAATATAGAATACAGATTTACTTACATGAAAATCCactgattgaaaaaaataaaagactactCCATTATTCTTAAACATTTTTTTCTCATTGGAAAAGAAATAAACTTGTCCCCTGAGATTTTCAAACCtagttttcaactcatatgataatGCACTTACTTTTTGCATTATATCGGCAGGATTGTAGAGGGTATGACTCACAGGAGAGAAAATCTCTACACCAGTTACAGAAGCATAGGTCTGTGGAACAAATATGTTTCTTTAGACAAGCACTAAATCATTCAGAATGTGAATAAAAAGACTGCTTAATATAGAACTTATCTAAGCAACCAACAAACACCATCCAGGATCTGCCTTAAGCTCTCCTTTAAGTACTCAAACCTTTCCTCAAATGGAAAAGAAATTTTACCTTGACTTTTTCATCTAAAGCTTGATAGTAGAGCTCCGTGTCGTACTCAAAGCAAAGTTTCCCAATGCTCCACTGGAAGTTGTGCCAAGGGTTACACAAATCAATGGCTGGTAAATGAATTGGTTctcgaaagaagaagaaaatgttaCAAATTTGCATTCGTGAAATGCAACTCAAAAGAGGCAAGATAACCCTGAAAGGAACCATCGCCTTTTACAGCATATAGTGCGGATCAATCAAGAGCTTGACACTAGtttcaaaatatcatagttttcCAAGACATTAGAGCATACGCAtgactgagctttcttaagtaaTATTGAACAATTGTATGACTAAACAACGAGTATAAATAGATCTATTTGCTCAGCCATAGCCCATATATGGATCAGAGTTCTTAGAAGGACCAATTGCATCACTGGAACAGTAAAAACTCCACAAATTATTACATGACCTAAATTGTCATGTCCAACttaagatttaaaaattaattgacaaaTGTCTTAAATCTGAACTTCAAATGATTGCTCCAATATTAGTAATCAGCACGAAAACCACATACAACACTTCCAGCACACAAAATCAATCATAAACCCTGAATCACATGGCACTAACACATTTTGATAGCTCACAAACTCGAGAAATCATTTTTCTCGTACTTATATTTCTTAACTAATTATATTCCATTTGCTGATAATTAGTATTTCGAACTGTAACTGTCACAGAGGTACTGCATCTGGACAATCTTGTCCATCTCCAACACCGAAAACAACTTGCTGGACACTTAGCAACATTAAGTATTTCATGATAGGTTCCTACCTAAGTGTAGAATTGAAACCTTAGCAAATTTTAAGAACTTAATGTCCGATACACAACTGTATACACTTATctaaaagacaaaaagaaaagaaaatactaCTGGAAGGTGTATTTGCACCTTTAAAATACTGAATCTTACTCTAGCTCCAACTCTTTCAAGTTATTACTTGCATACTAAAATAGTTACTACTATATACAATTTACACATTGAAGAGTAGAACAAAGTTGACGAGCCGTAGAAGTTGAagttatactccctccgtttcacgTTATTTGCCATTGTTGATGTCTGACACACCCCGATGAATTTTATATGATGCTTTCAAACTCTAGATTTTACTACTATAGATTTTACTACTACTgctt encodes the following:
- the LOC107862948 gene encoding (6-4)DNA photolyase isoform X1, with the protein product MAACGSNSLMWFRKGLRLHDNPALEYAAKGSKFLYPVFVIDPHYMEPDPTAFSTGSSKSGLNRIQFLLESLVDLDLSLKKLGSRLLVLKGDPGDVLIRCLKEWSIGKLCFEYDTELYYQALDEKVKTYASVTGVEIFSPVSHTLYNPADIMQKNGRSPPLSYQSFLKLAGQPSWASTPLSTAISSLPPIGNTGSFALSGVPTVRELGYGDLAEVTSYKKLCMQDERTPFKGGESEALKRLKESIANKEWIANFEKPKGDPSAFLKPATTVLSPYLKFGCLSSRYFYQCIQDIQKSVKKHTSPPVSLLGQLLWRDFFYTVAFGTPNFDQMKGNRICKQIPWKNDDELLAAWRDSRTGFPWIDAIMTQLRKWGWMHHLARHSVACFLTRGDLFVHWEKGRDVFERLLIDSDWAINNGNWLWLSCSSFFYQYNRIYSPISFGKKYDPAGNYIRHFLPVLKDMPKEYIYEPWTAPISVQRKAKCIIGLDYPKPVVSHDSASKECRMRLGEAYALNKKLNGLVSEEDLNNLRRKAGNESTILDSVSRNKKQKLFD
- the LOC107862948 gene encoding (6-4)DNA photolyase isoform X2; the encoded protein is MAACGSNSLMWFRKGLRLHDNPALEYAAKGSKFLYPVFVIDPHYMEPDPTAFSTGSSKSGLNRIQFLLESLVDLDLSLKKLGSRLLVLKGDPGDVLIRCLKEWSIGKLCFEYDTELYYQALDEKVKTYASVTGVEIFSPVSHTLYNPADIMQKNGRSPPLSYQSFLKLAGQPSWASTPLSTAISSLPPIGNTGSFALSGVPTVRELGYGDLAEDERTPFKGGESEALKRLKESIANKEWIANFEKPKGDPSAFLKPATTVLSPYLKFGCLSSRYFYQCIQDIQKSVKKHTSPPVSLLGQLLWRDFFYTVAFGTPNFDQMKGNRICKQIPWKNDDELLAAWRDSRTGFPWIDAIMTQLRKWGWMHHLARHSVACFLTRGDLFVHWEKGRDVFERLLIDSDWAINNGNWLWLSCSSFFYQYNRIYSPISFGKKYDPAGNYIRHFLPVLKDMPKEYIYEPWTAPISVQRKAKCIIGLDYPKPVVSHDSASKECRMRLGEAYALNKKLNGLVSEEDLNNLRRKAGNESTILDSVSRNKKQKLFD